The Mercurialis annua linkage group LG8, ddMerAnnu1.2, whole genome shotgun sequence genome window below encodes:
- the LOC126661657 gene encoding uncharacterized protein LOC126661657, giving the protein MVECASQMKIKLLHSTPYYAQANRQAGATNKAIKLIVLKMIEENPRQWMVYGHDTMLPMELLVMSTRRLHENKLSKGDCFDKMVIEALDMDEERLTAPDHLETQKRRVERACNKWVKSKSFIMGDLVWKSILPIGQKDRQLRKWSPKLGGSLHCDYNIGQWGICFGLFRWRQARQGDQRQFLKKYAYSCWETVDQ; this is encoded by the exons ATGGTAGAATGTGCCTCACAGATGAAGATCAAGCTACTGCACTCCACACCGTATTATGCGCAAGCTAACAGACAGGCCGGGGCAACTAACAAGGCCATCAAGCTAATCGTCTTGAAGATGATCGAAGAAAATCCAAGACAATG GATGGTGTATGGGCACGATACGATGCTGCCAATGGAATTGTTGGTCATGTCAACTCGCCGTCTTCATGAAAACAAACTATCCAAGGGCGATTGCTTTGACAAAATGGTGATAGAGGCACTTGACATGGATGAAGAAAGGTTAACAGCACCGGATCACCTCGAAACCCAAAAAAGGAGGGTAGAGCGAGCATGCAACAAATGGgtcaaatcaaagagtttcatcATGGGCGATTTAGTATGGAAGTCGATCTTACCCATAGGTCAAAAAGACAGGCAACTTCGCAAGTGGAGTCCAAAATTGGGAGGGTCCCTTCATTGTGACTACAACATTGGCCAATGGGGCATATGTTTTGGCCTATTTCGATGGAGACAAGCACGACAGGGCGATCAACGTCAGTTTTTGAAGAAATATGCTTATAGCTGTTGGGAAACCGTAGATCAATGA